CGACGGGAGCTTGGTCTTTGTTGCAGCTGTGGACAACCTCGTGCAGCAAGAGGCCTTGGCGCAGGGTGGCGGAAATGCGGTTGGCGATCTGGTAGAGGCGTGAGTTGGACCCCGGGTAGAAGATCGGGACCACGCGCGCGCCTGAGCGGCGGATCATCTGGGCTGTGAAGACGTTCCACTCGCGCTCGATTACGGGGCCGAAGGCTGTATCAGATGAGGCGACAACGCCTGAAGGGAAGAGCGCGACAAGGCCACCCTGCTTGAGATGCGCCATAGCCTTGGCACGCATTTCGACAAACTTTTTCTGCGCATCGTCCTCATAGGGAAACGGCACAGGGATCATGTATTCGGTAGCGGCCTCGTCTATCCCTGTGAGCAGAGCGCGCGTGAGAATACGGTAGTCATTGCGCACGCGTCCAACGAGATCGGCAAAGATCATCCCGTCAACCAGCCCATGGGGGTGATTGGCAACAACGACAACAGGGCCATCTGTGGGAATACGGTCGAGCTGTTCTTGAGGCGTTTTGAGCTCGATGCCCATCACTTTGAGAACGGCAGGCCAGAAGGCTTGGCCAGTGGGTGGACCTTGGCGCTCAAACTTACGCACAAGTCGCAGGATCGTCAGCTTGCCAGTGAACCACTCGATGGCTTTAATAATGATTGCCTTAGCGGGGCTGTCAAAAGAGTTGGCGTAGGTGAGCGAGCGTCGGTCGTAGGTGTTTGGCACCACGCCCTCTTCCGTCACGATCGGCTTGTTTTGCGTGTGCTCTACCAATGTGTGCTCCGGGTTACCCTGCGCGTTTGCGCCTACATGTCCTCTCCGAACCTGTCTGCCACAAGAGCCTCAAGCGCAACAGCCAGAGCCTCGGCGTCAGGGCCCGAAGTTTCAACGTCAATAGAGCTTCCGCGCGCTGCTGCCAACATTAAAAGTCCCATGATGCTGTCACCGCTGGCGCTCATCCCGTCTTTTGAAACTTCGGCCCGAGCATCAAAGCCTTCGACCACTTCGACGAGCTTTGCTGAAGCGCGGGCGTGAAGGCCCTTCTCGTTAATAATTTCCAGTCGCTTTTGATGTGTCCCCGACATCGGCGCGCTCCTTATATCTGTGAGCTTTATGTAATTTGTTGACTGTCTATGTATTTACGTCCCGCATCAAGCGCCAGACGCACCGCATCGGGTACAGATTTGTGGCGCGATTTCGCGAGTTTGACGAGCATGGGCAAATTGGCCCCGTACAGGATGCGACGATTGTCACAACGGCAAGCCATAAGAGAGAGATTTGAGGGGGACCCACCAAACATATCGGTAACAACGACGACGCCTTGTCCCTGATCGACGCCATCAGCTGCGGCGCAGATTTCGGCTTCTTTGTCAGTACGGTCACAATCAGCTTCAATCGTGACTGCGCGCACACCTTGCTGGCGGCCCACGACATGTTCGACTGCGGCCAGATATTCCGCTGCCAATCCGCCATGTGCGACTATCACGATCCCGATCACGTCTTTCGTTCCTCTATAGGCTGCGTAGCAGTTGGCTTTACGCCATGCGCTGCTCGCTCCAGTTCGCGGTGTCTAATTGACACTTGCCAGCCCTCTTCTGCAAGGGCTTTCGCCAGTCTTTCCGTTAGGGTAACAGAACGGTGACGCCCACCAGTACAGCCAAATGCGATAGTGAAATGGGTTTTGC
This genomic window from Lentibacter algarum contains:
- a CDS encoding HPr family phosphocarrier protein, with translation MSGTHQKRLEIINEKGLHARASAKLVEVVEGFDARAEVSKDGMSASGDSIMGLLMLAAARGSSIDVETSGPDAEALAVALEALVADRFGEDM
- a CDS encoding lysophospholipid acyltransferase family protein, with the protein product MVEHTQNKPIVTEEGVVPNTYDRRSLTYANSFDSPAKAIIIKAIEWFTGKLTILRLVRKFERQGPPTGQAFWPAVLKVMGIELKTPQEQLDRIPTDGPVVVVANHPHGLVDGMIFADLVGRVRNDYRILTRALLTGIDEAATEYMIPVPFPYEDDAQKKFVEMRAKAMAHLKQGGLVALFPSGVVASSDTAFGPVIEREWNVFTAQMIRRSGARVVPIFYPGSNSRLYQIANRISATLRQGLLLHEVVHSCNKDQAPVVGEPLTDAQMELLEKDPRGFMSWLREHTLSLKG
- a CDS encoding PTS fructose transporter subunit IIA translates to MIGIVIVAHGGLAAEYLAAVEHVVGRQQGVRAVTIEADCDRTDKEAEICAAADGVDQGQGVVVVTDMFGGSPSNLSLMACRCDNRRILYGANLPMLVKLAKSRHKSVPDAVRLALDAGRKYIDSQQIT